The following coding sequences lie in one Chanos chanos chromosome 4, fChaCha1.1, whole genome shotgun sequence genomic window:
- the flrt2 gene encoding leucine-rich repeat transmembrane protein FLRT2, translating to MEFQAGLWNKDWPSFLRFWLTVLLSLHVQFSPAASCPEECRCDKTFVYCNERSLTSVPLGVQEGYKTLYLHNNQINNAGFPVELHNVASVETVFLYGNQLDEFPLNLPKNVRVLHLQENNIQTISRAALAQLPHLEELHLDDNSISTVGVEEGAFREAVSLKLLFLTKNHLSSVPIGLPADLKELRLDENRIAIIAEEAFQNVTTLQRLLLDGNLLVDEAIAPGTFQDLSNLRELSLARNSLMTPPRLLPGTSLVKLNLQENQIEDIPVTAFAGLHRLEKLDISSNQLQSLKQGVFDSLVSLRLLNVRNNLWRCDCSIKWVIEWLKSLPQSMPQSLNVRGFTCQSPERVKGMVIRELTLDAIQCPVGTELLPWPTQPHPSPSGHHSTTVTSTTTSYYTTFYPPSPSPTLPMPYFPSGPLPPYEDPLKIFFHIVNSTCIEVSWESYFTVTAYKVTWVKMGQSLMSDVTRERTVPGDLRKLSLSNLEPRSVYRICVYVLDTLNSYRPGEDTICSEAKTKSTSSNPNSKVTESEPAAQQDSSSTLLLAGVIGGAVLVVLVTLLSLFCWHMHKKSRSSSSKWKYNRGRRKDDYCEAGTKKDNSILEMTETSFQIVSLNNEQLLKGDFRIQPIYTPNGGIGFRDCHLSNNSLAYCKSSNVPTVDFCHT from the coding sequence ATGGAGTTTCAAGCTGGATTGTGGAATAAGGATTGGCCCTCGTTTCTCCGGTTTTGGttgactgtgttactgagcCTTCATGTCCAGTTCAGCCCAGCTGCCTCATGCCCTGAGGAATGCCGCTGCGACAAAACGTTTGTTTACTGCAACGAGAGGAGCCTAACATCTGTGCCTCTGGGGGTACAGGAGGGTTACAAGACCCTTTACCTCCACAATAACCAGATTAACAATGCTGGCTTCCCCGTGGAGCTGCACAATGTGGCCTCTGTAGAGACTGTCTTTCTATATGGCAACCAGCTGGATGAGTTCCCTCTCAACCTGCCCAAGAATGTGCGTGTGCTGCACCTACAGGAGAACAACATCCAGACTATCTCCAGGGCAGCACTGGCTCAGCTTCCTCACCTGGAGGAGCTTCACCTGGACGACAACTCTATTTCAACAGTAGGGGTGGAAGAAGGGGCTTTCCGGGAGGCTGTCAGCTTGAAATTACTCTTCCTGACCAAGAACCACCTGAGCAGTGTACCCATTGGACTCCCAGCTGATCTGAAGGAGCTGCGGCTTGATGAGAATCGAATTGCTATAATTGCAGAGGAGGCCTTCCAGAATGTCACCACCCTTCAGCGGCTATTGCTGGATGGAAATCTGTTAGTGGATGAAGCTATCGCTCCAGGAACCTTCCAGGATCTGTCAAACCTGCGTGAGCTTTCTTTGGCCCGCAACTCACTTATGACACCTCCTCGTCTGTTGCCAGGTACATCCCTGGTTAAACTAAACCTGCAGGAGAATCAGATAGAAGACATTCCAGTGACAGCCTTTGCTGGTCTCCATCGACTGGAAAAACTAGATATTTCCAGCAACCAACTGCAGTCTCTAAAGCAGGGAGTCTTTGACAGCCTTGTCAGTCTTAGACTGCTCAATGTGAGGAACAATCTGTGGCGTTGTGACTGCTCTATCAAATGGGTTATCGAGTGGCTTAAGTCCCTGCCGCAGTCCATGCCCCAATCTCTGAATGTCCGTGGGTTCACTTGCCAGAGTCCAGAGAGGGTAAAAGGCATGGTAATTCGAGAGCTAACCTTGGATGCCATCCAATGTCCGGTGGGAACAGAACTGTTGCCCTGGCCCACTCAACCTCATCCATCTCCATCCGGCCATCACAGCACCACCGTCACCTCCACCACTACCTCCTACTACACTACCTTTTACCCACCATCTCCCAGCCCTACACTTCCAATGCCTTATTTCCCATCCGGTCCCCTCCCTCCTTATGAGGACCCCTTAAAAATCTTTTTCCACATTGTAAATTCCACGTGTATCGAGGTGAGCTGGGAATCCTATTTCACTGTAACGGCTTACAAGGTCACTTGGGTCAAGATGGGGCAGAGCTTAATGAGCGACGTCACCCGTGAGAGAACAGTCCCAGGGGACCTTAGAAAACTTAGCCTGTCAAACTTGGAACCAAGGTCTGTCTACCGCATTTGCGTGTATGTCCTGGACACTCTCAACTCCTACCGACCAGGAGAGGATACAATTTGCTCAGAAGCAAAAACTAAGTCCACCTCCTCCAACCCCAACAGCAAAGTCACTGAGTCAGAGCCAGCTGCCCAGCAGGATAGCAGCTCCACACTCCTATTGGCTGGGGTGATAGGTGGAGCTGTCTTGGTTGTCCTGGTGACCCTGCTGAGCCTGTTTTGCTGGCACATGCACAAGAAGAGCAGATCATCGTCGTCCAAATGGAAATATAATAGGGGCAGGAGAAAAGATGACTACTGTGAGGCAGGCACCAAAAAGGATAACTCCATCCTTGAAATGACTGAAACCAGCTTTCAGATAGTGTCCTTGAACAATGAGCAGCTTTTAAAGGGCGACTTCAGGATTCAGCCCATCTACACTCCTAATGGTGGCATCGGCTTCAGAGACTGCCACCTGAGCAACAATAGCTTAGCATACTGCAAGAGCAGCAATGTTCCCACCGTGGACTTCTGCCACACGTGA